One Scylla paramamosain isolate STU-SP2022 chromosome 7, ASM3559412v1, whole genome shotgun sequence DNA window includes the following coding sequences:
- the LOC135102092 gene encoding uncharacterized protein LOC135102092, with translation MRNSTAYTRTAVSREPDRGQPIVCDQGEETDREEREDSQEDTEIQVSQTHMTQELQRDSHTTMFKDSPGDASLLPKTLKRYDTLQEVGQSVDERSGENDRQTKEEEETGSSTNATEKRESLDSGVRDILNAVRFTHLPPPTFSGGSCSDYWVFTQAFEDYVKAASLPYKVTLQLLLTAYFGPLKAALPPSG, from the coding sequence ATGAGAAACTCGACAGCTTACACCAGAACAGCTGTGTCCAGGGAACCTGACAGAGGACAACCCATAGTGTGTGACCAGGGGGAGGAAACCGaccgagaggagagagaagacagtCAAGAAGATACCGAAATACAAGTGAGTCAAACTCATATGACACAAGAACTGCAAAGAGATTCCCACACCACGATGTTCAAAGACTCACCAGGCGATGCCTCTCTCTtgcccaaaacactgaaaaggtaCGACACATTACAAGAAGTTGGCCAGTCAGTAGACGAGCGCAGCGGAGAGAACGACAGACAgaccaaagaagaggaagagacaggaagcAGTACCAACGCAACCGAGAAGAGAGAGTCTTTGGATTCAGGGGTAAGAGACATACTGAACGCCGTGAGATTCACCCACTTGCCGCCCCCTACCTTCAGTGGAGGGTCCTGCAGCGATTACTGGGTATTTACACAAGCCTTCGAGGATTATGTCAAAGCAGCAAGTCTCCCATACAAAGTGACGTTGCAGTTACTACTCACAGCCTACTTTGGGCCTCTCAAGGCGGCGCTACCGCCGAGcgggtga